The segment AATCATGTCTTAACTATTTTGGATGTTGCCTCTCCTTCATCTTGTACATGAAACTCCAACAGATTTAATATTGGCATCCATCATCTAGTCAAACCTCTCACATGTTCTTCAAATCAACCAAATTTGGGATTCTCAACATTTTCTGTGTCAATAAAAGGTGTGGAATTAGTAGATTCGATGAAGACCTGTTTTTCCTTGCCACGTTGGACTTCCAGACACCATTTGGATTGGGTTTAGAAGATGGGGAAGTTTAGAAGATGTTTCTTGGCCTGAGTCTCTTAACAGTAGAGATGTAGAAGAGAGAGTGAGACCACGAAGAGACTGGCTGTTGACTGCAGGGCACCACCAGCTGCCTTGGTGGTGGCATTAGTTGGATTTGGGGTAATCCCAAAGTTGGAAGTATTCTGGGAGGGGTTACTTGAAGTTGTTCCAGTAATTGTTTCATTGGAATAaatctaaaatacataaaaagttacatggataaatttccACATCACAGCTACCTCCACATACTCTCATATAAAATTAAAGTAGGTGATATATTCTTAGATTGCTCTCTTACCATTGTTCTCTTACCCAACATCATTAAATTCTGAATTCTTGCTCAGCCCACCAAGGTCATTCTCTTTAGTTTCAAAACAAACTACCTAGAGATGCCTCAAAAATGCCAAGtcgcaacaagaacaaaaacgtTATTCAATAACTATAActcctgtttttatttctttgcaaagGAAAAAAGGACCAAGTTAACTAATTCAGTTTCCAAGATTATATTGACTTAATGGCATTGCAATAAGGTCTATTTTCCCAGAAAGGGGGAGACTTTAAAGTTGCACAAAAAatggagatttttaaatattgtaactGAGACTTATGGAACTAGAATTCATTGGGTCACTGTCTATCCTGGATTTGCTAGGTAACTTTCACATACTCAATTTAATACAGCCTTGGTAACTTAGCCTTTTCCTTAAGGGGGAAATGCAGTCTTATCTTCTTCCttgaaatttgaaataataacTCTTCTTAAAAATGGCCACAATATTTGTgttaaattgaaaaagaaaatgagtttttccttTAAGGTAGAATGACTTCAAGAAAACACCATGCAGTCGGAACGATTTCACAAAAGACAACGAGAGGTTATGGTGTTAAGTTTCACCAGCAGCAGCCTCACTGGTCACTAAGCTCAGTGCTGTGGCCAAGAACCAAGGTTCTCCCAGTGTCCCAGCGTCTGAGTGGCATCATTCACCACTGATTTTTCAAGCCACGAAATGCACAGTCCAGTAGGGCACGTGATAATCTCTCCTTTGTCATGGAACAAAGGCAGATCGGAGTTTTCAGCCCTCACTGCAAGGGAGGGTTTACAAGGGCTTCTGATTACAGGCGGGAGGGAGGACGTGGCACCAGGCAACAGTCTAGGCCCCGTGTACATTTGGCTGCCTATTAATCCAAAGATAAAGCCATCCTACATCAGCACCAGCTCCTTTTGTTGTAAAATCCATAaggtcattaaacaaatattgacTAAAGAAATGTACAAATCCTATCCAAAATAGATtagtgacaacaacaaaaaaatcttgatCAAGTCAAATT is part of the Symphalangus syndactylus isolate Jambi chromosome 2, NHGRI_mSymSyn1-v2.1_pri, whole genome shotgun sequence genome and harbors:
- the CD24 gene encoding signal transducer CD24 isoform X2 is translated as MGRAMVARLGLGLLLLALLLPTQIYSNETITGTTSSNPSQNTSNFGITPNPTNATTKAAGGALQSTASLFVVSLSLLHLYC